A region from the Neomonachus schauinslandi chromosome 2, ASM220157v2, whole genome shotgun sequence genome encodes:
- the GPRIN3 gene encoding G protein-regulated inducer of neurite outgrowth 3 — protein sequence MGTVPDPLRSAKTSLITASGKEEDLGEVQPASPRPRPALLCKNTNGLSGPPEEPVLSPRAAAEALMQAFEHETTQPDMSSPGVVNEVEKASPSCNSPGNTQLPGSSKPTAPASCSAAGKDVLDEAFTMPASQYSHQAIPGDQLNASPSAGPEDTLLKTQRTSDGEQPEKSSCPVGSTRGNSKAQVPCDFPSQETAQGLVQAGNTGANVFSHTSPPIGRPEGERPGAVHDSQTRACESPVREDGCSGHKQPSATTSGGQAVTSVTPQPSHLTSQGSTFPPDLGKVPLPSQPQVSRFKEASTMTSQAAGEVREVPSRARQDAEVQAVASVESRSVSTSPSILTAFLKEVPVPERVEPQEQLRVVCHGGSRGSHTLELSDDLLAPQESGQCPGIMPEVHIQAAAAVSTACRGERKLVSLPGEVLQISSVTVASGKAEDVCKEDGGSAGMTPTRAEPTSKQLSGVNSSSRKASPADQIASGAGSQTETDHELGESETKPSESAVETTDGPRTNPDCKLSDSCGPASKANQSGSSDPTDKGDAREPASPHIVQQQECRGTDSLDPRARVEAKSLLLNPKSQESAGAGSAASPTPSPVRKNQEGTWEENRQTKTATSLSLPSDAMGDSSPGSGKRTPSRLVKASPRRASRVSEFLKEQKLNVTAAAAQVGLTPGEKKKQLGADSKLQLKQSKRVRDVVWDEQGMTWEVYGASLDPESLGIAIQNHLQRQIREHEKLIKAQSSQTRRSISSDTSSNKKLKGRQHRVLQSMLQNFRRPNCCVRPAPSSVLD from the coding sequence ATGGGGACTGTACCTGACCCTTTGAGATCGGCTAAAACTTCCTTGATCACAGCTTCTGGAAAAGAAGAGGATCTAGGAGAAGTGCAGCCTGCCTCACCTCGGCCTCGACCAGCGCTCCTCTGTAAGAACACCAATGGCCTCTCTGGCCCTCCTGAAGAGCCAGTCCTCAGCCCCAGGGCAGCTGCTGAGGCCTTGATGCAGGCCTTCGAGCATGAGACCACCCAGCCGGACATGTCTTCTCCTGGTGTCGTCAACGAGGTGGAAAAAGCGTCTCCTTCGTGCAACTCTCCTGGCAATACCCAGCTGCCAGGAAGCAGCAAGCCCACAGCACCAGCTTCGTGTTCTGCAGCAGGAAAGGATGTTCTAGACGAAGCATTTACAATGCCAGCCAGTCAATACAGCCACCAGGCCATCCCGGGTGACCAGCTCAACGCCAGCCCCTCAGCAGGACCTGAGGATACACTGCTGAAAACACAGAGAACCTCAGATGGGGAGCAACCTGAAAAGTCAAGTTGTCCTGTGGGCAGCACCCGGGGCAACAGCAAAGCTCAAGTGCCCTGTGATTTTCCTTCTCAAGAAACAGCCCAGGGACTGGTGCAAGCTGGAAATACAGGAGCCAACGTGTTCAGCCACACCTCCCCTCCTATAGGCAGACCTGAAGGGGAAAGGCCAGGAGCCGTTCATGACTCCCAGACAAGGGCCTGTGAATCTCCAGTGAGAGAAGACGGATGTTCTGGGCACAAACAGCCCTCGGCCACGACCTCGGGCGGCCAGGCCGTGACTTCGGTGACACCCCAACCGTCCCACCTCACTAGCCAAGGGTCCACGTTTCCCCCAGATCTGGGAAAGGTGCCACTGCCCTCACAGCCCCAGGTGTCAAGGTTCAAAGAAGCAAGTACGATGACCAGCCAAGCTGCAGGTGAGGTCCGGGAAGTTCCCAGCAGGGCTCGGCAAGATGCTGAGGTGCAGGCCGTGGCAAGCGTCGAGAGCAGGTCCGTCTCCACCAGCCCCAGCATCCTCACTGCCTTCTTAAAGGAAGTCCCCGTTCCTGAGCGTGTGGAACCACAGGAGCAGCTGCGTGTCGTTTGCCATGGCGGCAGCCGTGGGAGCCACACACTGGAGCTGTCTGACGACCTCCTAGCCCCGCAGGAGTCGGGCCAGTGTCCTGGCATCATGCCAGAGGTGCACATCCAGGCAGCTGCGGCTGTGTCCACTGCTTGCCGAGGGGAGCGTAAATTGGTGAGCCTACCGGGTGAGGTCCTTCAAATCTCCTCTGTCACGGTGGCATCCGGTAAGGCTGAGGATGTGTGTAAGGAAGACGGGGGGTCAGCAGGCATGACCCCGACAAGGGCGGAGCCCACCTCCAAACAGCTTTCGGGTGTGAATTCTAGCTCCAGGAAAGCTAGCCCTGCTGACCAGATTGCTAGCGGCGCAGGAAGTCAAACTGAAACAGATCATGAATTGGGGGAATCTGAAACCAAGCCATCTGAGTCTGCAGTGGAAACCACAGATGGTCCCCGAACAAACCCAGATTGCAAACTCTCTGACTCTTGTGGTCCTGCCAGCAAAGCCAACCAGTCTGGGAGCTCGGATCCCACTGATAAAGGAGATGCAAGAGAGCCTGCATCTCCGCACATAGTACAACAGCAAGAATGTCGGGGCACCGATAGCCTCGATCCCAGGGCAAGGGTAGAGGCCAAGTCCCTGCTGCTCAATCCTAAATCTCAAGAAAGTGCAGGCGCTGGATCAGCTGCCAGTCCTACGCCATCCCCAGTCAGGAAGAACCAGGAGGGTAcctgggaagaaaacagacagaCCAAGACGGCCACCAGCCTGAGCCTGCCGTCTGACGCCATGGGTGACTCCAGTCCAGGTTCCGGCAAGAGGACCCCTTCTCGCTTGGTCAAAGCCAGCCCGCGCCGGGCCAGCCGCGTCAGCGAGTTCCTCAAGGAGCAGAAGCTGAATGTGACAGCGGCGGCCGCGCAGGTGGGACTCACCCCGGGGGAGAAGAAAAAGCAGCTCGGCGCCGACTCCAAGCTGCAGCTGAAACAGTCCAAGCGCGTCAGGGACGTCGTGTGGGATGAGCAGGGCATGACCTGGGAGGTGTACGGTGCCTCCCTGGACCCAGAGTCCCTGGGCATCGCAATCCAGAACCATCTACAGAGACAAATCAGGGAACACGAGAAATTAATCAAAGCTCAAAGCAGCCAGACCCGGAGATCCATTTCCTCAGATACTTCTTCAAATAAAAAGCTCAAAGGAAGGCAGCACAGGGTCTTGCAGTCCATGCTGCAGAACTTTCGACGCCCCAACTGCTGTGTTCGTCCTGCCCCTTCTTCTGTGTTAGACTGA